In the genome of Oscarella lobularis chromosome 1, ooOscLobu1.1, whole genome shotgun sequence, one region contains:
- the LOC136199147 gene encoding putative helicase MOV-10: MASGSRFAVSPSERRFRRLTEVQRTKESRPFHAFLIEKGFLDATLSKKNCFAYFRLFCVEKNIRVGYRHMGWSQVMFILRKLGVCERWGEKNDMFTIREWSEIHSRTPKVALSQYMTSRRANSSNESSASARAPEHQRIGCVLAQMREHRTALIQNKNGVTIKSKNDRKDGKISLGKSYVGDPVVVIPVRISVSRDGRAQKFVNCDALASVREFTLTDVKLVCGGLGSESIRPGGVYQIEIRFRPLCLGNPRMTIAFEFEDEESGITYHIIRFLLAHVTDADAELLKPTAPYERPPVKAKIKASQVIGGIPPPRSSYNQLTFRRRLDRYLIPSSLRYCVNKGNIVGDYKECVEAELTDANFGEKFQALLHVEELQMEVDIRHYDIENAKLIPSANLKYLILKVPGLAEHRPSLLKGDRLYASAAGSTIEYEGFVHDVHQEEVDLCFAPSFHRSFIRGELYNVRFTFNRLPLQLQHRAVEILLEDKVACQQLVFPTQRTIAKRVPLYVIEELQLFDDEKVGGNPEQYLAVKHILAGSSRPAPYLIFGPPGTGKTVTTVEAIKQVWRKISGSRILACTPSNSAADDLACRLLAHIPYTEVLRLNAYSRCPESIDPLVYEKIMKISKYDKGSRNFWFPPLADLEKYRIIVVTLVTAGRLVSASFSPNHFTHVFIDEAGHAVEPECVIPVAGLLNVKNPRGGQLVLAGDPKQLGPILRSPISIENGLQLSLLERLMERCEVYREPFDPRVATKLVQNYRSHPDILALPNRLFYDGDLKAMADELARSSLCEWSHLPKKGFPIIFHGIEGEDEREERSPSFFNRAEASQVAKYVEMLRDTRGIHIMSGEIGVISPYRKQVQKIRTLLHGKHIASVKVGSVEEFQGSERRIIIISTVRSSKDFLEMDEKYSLGFLKNPKRFNVAITRAKALLIIIGNPYLLSMDEYWNELLEYCRSNGGYTGCHYMPRSLRDDDLLHRLQDLHLDRDHVYTAAEDLASAETGGVSLRTEQEDPEWRDGE, from the exons ATGGCGAGCGGAtcgcgtttcgccgtctcTCCATCGgagcgtcgctttcgacgccTCACAGAAGTCCAACGAACGAAAGAGAGTCGACCGTTTCACGCGTTCCTCATCGAAAAGGGATTCCTCGACGCGACGCTATCGAAGAAAAATTGCTTCGCTTACTTCAGGCTTTTCTGCGTCGAAAAGAACATCCGCGTCGGCTACCGCCACATGGGATGGTCGCAGGTCATGTTTATCTTACGCAAATTGGGAGTGTGCGAACGATGGGGCGAAAAGAACGACATGTTCACCATCCGCGAATGGTCGGAGATCCATTCTCGAACGCCCAAGGTCGCTCTCAGTCAATACatgacgtcgcgacgagcgaattcgtcgaacgagagCAGCGCGAGCGCCCGAGCGCCCGAGCATCAACGAATAGGCTGTGTTCTCGCGCAAATGCGCGAACATCG caCGGCCCtgattcaaaataaaaacggCGTCACGATCAAatcgaaaaacgatcgcaagGACGGAAAAATTTCCTTGGGGAAGTCGTACGTCGGCGATccggtcgtcgtcattccCGTTCGCATCAGCGTGTCGCGCGACGGTCGAGCGCAGAAGTTCGTCAATTGCGACGCTCTCGCCTCGGTTCGCGAGTTCACTCTCACCGACGTCAAGCTCGTCTGTGGGGGCTTGGGCTCCGAGAGCATTCGACCTGGCGGCGTGTATCAAATCGAAATTCGATTTCGACCGCTATGTCTTGGAAATCCGCGCATGACTATTGCGTTCGAGTTCGAGGACGAAGAATCCGGCATTACTTATCATAttattcgatttcttttggcTCATGTTACCGATGCTGATGCCGAACTGTTGAAGCCCACTGCTCCTTATGAGAGGCCTCCTGTCAAGGCGAAGATCAAAGCGAGTCAAGTGATTGGAGGGATACCACCGCCTAG GTCGTCTTATAATCAGCTGACGTTTCGAAGACGTCTGGATCGCTATTTGATTCCGTCCAGTTTGCGCTATTGCGTGAATAAGGGAAATATCGTCGGCGACTATAAGGAGTGCGTGGAAGCGGAGCTCACTGATGCCAATTTCGGCGAAAAATTTCAAGCGTTGCTGCACGTCGAAGAGCTCCAAATGGAAGTAGATATTCGGCATTACGACATAGAAAACGCTAAGCTCATTCCAAGTGCCAATTTGAAGTATTTGATCTTGAAG GTGCCTGGATTAGCGGAGCATAGGCCGTCTCTTCTCAAAGGCGATCGCCTGTATGCATCCGCTGCCGGAAGCACGATCGAATACGAGGGATTCGTTCACGACGTTCATCAAGAAGAGGTCGACCTTTGCTTCGCACCTAG TTTTCATCGGTCCTTTATCCGTGGTGAACTCTATAACGTTCGCTTCACGTTCAATCGTCTTCCACTGCAACTCCAACATCGAGCCGTTGAAATTCTTTTGGAGGACAAAGTCGCGTGCCAGCAACTCGTGTTTCCCACTCAACGTACGATTGCGAAAAGGGTGCCACTTTACGTCATAGAAGAGCTCCA ACTGTTTGATGACGAGAAGGTCGGCGGTAATCCGGAGCAGTATCTCGCAGTTAAACACATCTTAGCCGGTTCGTCTCGCCCGGCTCCTTACCTCATCTTTGGGCCTCCGGGGACGGGTAAAACTGTGACGACTGTTGAAGCAATAAAGCAG GTGTGGAGAAAGATCTCCGGGAGCCGAATTCTCGCGTGCACGCCTTCGAACAGTGCCGCCGACGATCTCGCGTGCCGTCTCCTCGCTCACATTCCGTATACGGAAGTTCTTCGTCTCAATGCCTACTCCAGATGCCCAGAATCGATTGATCCTCTCGTTTACGAAAAGATCATG aaaatATCTAAATATGATAAAGGTTCGCGCAATTTTTGGTTTCCACCGTTGGCAGATTTGGAAAAGTATAGGATCATTGTTGTCACATTGGTCACGGCGGGACG ACTCGTCtctgcttcgttttctcccAATCACTTCACTCACGTCTTCATAGACGAAGCTGGCCACGCCGTCGAGCCCGAGTGCGTCATTCCAGTCGCGGGTCTTCTCAACGTTAAAAATCCCCGCGGCGGTCAACTCGTCTTGGCCGGCGATCCCAAGCAGCTCGGCCCAATTCTACGCTCACCTATATCGATTGAAAACGGGCTTCAGCTATCTCTTCTGGAACGGCTCATGGAACGGTGCGAGGTGTACCGAGAGCCGTTCGATCCGCGCGTCGCCACGAAGCTCGTGCAGAATTATCGATCTCATCCTGACATTTTGGCGCTACCGAATCGTCTATTTTACGACGGTGATCTGAAGGCAATGGCAGATGAATTAGCGCGGAGTTCACTGTGCGAGTGGAGTCATCTGCCGAAAAAGGGTTTTCCTATTATTTTTCACGGAAtcgaaggcgaagacgaacgcgAGGAAAGGAGCCCTTCGTTTTTCAATCGAGCCGAAGCGTCTCAAGTGGCGAAGTACGTGGAGATGCTGAGAGACACGCGAGGCATTCACATCATGTCGGGAGAAATTGGAGTCATATCGCCCTACAGAAAACAG GTGCAAAAAATTCGGACGTTATTGCACGGCAAGCATATAGCGTCAGTGAAAGTGGGATCGGTGGAAGAATTCCAAGGTAGCGAACGCCGAATTATTATCATTTCGACGGTCAGAAGTAGTAAGGATTTCTTGGAAATGGACGAGAAGTACAGTTTGGGATTTTTGAAGAATCCCAAG AGATTCAATGTGGCCATTACGAGAGCTAAAGCGTTGCTTATCATCATCGGAAATCCTTATTTGCTGAGCATGGACGAATACTGGAACGA ATTGCTGGAATACTGCCGTTCGAATGGGGGATATACCGGCTGTCATTACATGCCCAGGTCGCtacgagacgacgatctgCTGCATCGCCTACAAGATCTTCATCTCGATCGCGACCACGTCTACACGGCAGCCGAAGACTTGGCGAGCGCAGAAACGGGCGGAGTGTCGCTCCGCACTGAACAGGAAGATCCGGAATGGAGAGACGGGGAATAG
- the LOC136192644 gene encoding L-amino-acid oxidase-like yields the protein MNRVLLLLVFIATTLVIQGDAFYNKRGGHFVHRGGHVYWRLGPKPRHGDFRTRPQKEKKPIHSDVRQEATPAPQCENEYDVVIVGGGCGGVYSAWRLANDATTPGRSILLIEATNRIGGRVLSETMPNVNVSEAELGAMRFVRTAHVKLAVVVDYLGLETAEFLMDEGNDNRPYTIRNTVIKQGELTTSDLPFALFDDEVRKTADEIQYDVFEATVPLEDRDKPTDQMMTVYGYPLYNLGFRNAFTLANASEDAIHYFEAMKGYSVFLNNLNAAWLMYQRPSQSERPASTRERVVDGMEHIPQGLYDEFMNDAYAASQMGKTVTEINKLDSGKYAVMYEDTKEPALKSVVCASDVILSLTRRQLQRIKWNAFKESKKAPLLDSVYSDIAYKMFLSFDSPPFWKDSEFDEFSLNQGRTLSTLPSQNTYYYTGEGEDDSMIMMYGNNAQAQFWADLAVDTDDDITTVPGPEVFFPTTEPMVAQALRQLAINHNTTVDRIGTPNRAMFQLWSAEKPIRVNNNAPEKYSIYYPSEPWHVWRAGYNFTDIWDDIIQLDPDQNVYLIGEAYSLSQGWIEGAFETADEMLNNAFDIPPIENEGRRRRRSPRDIP from the exons ATGAACAGAGTACTGTTGTTGCTCGTTTTCATTGCCACCACTCTCGTCATACAAGGAGACGCGTTTTACAACAAACGCGGCGGACACTTCGTTCATCGCGGCGGACACGTTTATTGGAGACTTGGCCCGAAACCGAGACACGGCG ACTTTCGTACGAGAcctcaaaaagaaaaaaaaccgatTCACAGCGACGTTCGTCAGGAAGCGACTCCAGCGCCCCAATGCGAAAACGAATACGACGTCGTGATCGTCGGAGGCGGCTGCGGCGGAGTGTATTCCGCTTGGCGCCTCGCAAACGACGCCACGACGCCTGGCCGATCGATTCTGTTAATCGAGGCGACGAACCGGATCGGCGGGCGTGTTTTGTCCGAAACCATGCCCAACGTGAACGTGTCGGAGGCGGAACTGGGCGCCATGCGTTTTGTCAGAACTGCTCACGTGAAATTGGCCGTGGTCGTCGATTATCTCGGTCTCGAAACGGCTGAGTTTCTCATGGACGAAGGAAACGATAACAGGCCCTATACGATTCGTAATACAGTTATCAAACAAGGGGAGCTGACGACGAGCGATCTGCCGTTCGcgctcttcgacgacgaagtgagaAAGACGGCAGACGAAATACAATA TGACGTTTTTGAGGCAACTGTACCATTGGAAGACCGCGACAAGCCAACAGACCAAATGATGACAGTGTACGGATATCCTTTATATAACCTCGG GTTCCGAAATGCCTTCACTTTGGCTAATGCGAGCGAAGACGCGATACATTATTTCGAAGCTATGAAGGGCTACAGCGTCTTTCTCAATAATCTCAACGCCGCTTGGCTCATGTATCAGCGCCCATCGCAGTCCGAGCGGCCCGCATCGACGCGTGAAAGAGTTGTCGACGGCATGGAACATATTCCTCAAGGGCTCTACGACGAATTTATGAATGACGCTTATGCCGCCTCGCAGATGGGAAAAACCGTCACAGAAATCAATAAGTTGGACAGTGGAAAGTATGCCGTCATGTACGAGGACACAAAAGAGCCGGCATTGAAG TCTGTAGTTTGtgccagtgacgtcatactttCACTTACTCGTCGACAACTGCAACGCATCAAGTGGAACGCCTTCAAAGAATCGAAAAAAGCGCCTCTTCTCGATTCGGTCTACTCGGACATCGCCTATAAAATGTTTCTCTCCTTCGACTCGCCGCCGTTCTGGAAAGACtccgaattcgacgaatttaGTCTAAATCAAGGACGAACCCTTTCGACTCTTCCGTCGCAGAATACGTACTATTACACcggcgaaggagaagatgACAGTATGATCATGATGTACGGAAACAACGCTCAAGCTCAATTTTGGGCCGATCTCGCTGTCGATACTGACGATGATATCACTACCGTGCCGGGTCCCGAAGTTTTCTTTCCGACCACCGAACCAATGGTTGCGCAGGCACTGCGTCAATTGGCAATCAATCACAACACAACGGTCGATAGGATTGGTACACCTAACCGAGCCATGTTTCAACTGTGGAGCGCTGAAAAGCCGATTCGCGTAAACAACAATGCACCAGAAAAATACAGCATCTACTATCCAA GCGAACCGTGGCACGTGTGGAGAGCCGGGTACAATTTCACTGACATATGGGACGACATCATTCAATTGGATCCCGATCAGAACGTCTATCTCATCGGAGAGGCCTATTCGCTCAGTCAGGGCTGGATTGAAGGCGCCTTTGAGACAGCCGACGAAATGCTGAATAACGCGTTTGACATACCGCCcatagaaaacgaaggacgcagaagaagaagaagtccgAGGGATATTCCCTAG
- the LOC136199155 gene encoding uncharacterized protein, with the protein MTDDYWKKQTMQPARWLKFEVIMGQLVKITGRSVSTLKEVKQVAEKCYIADDEELKDALLHLTHVGAVYYFPDVPRLEKVIFHDSDWLCKLLVSFVGSAHSKSSLPVNLAADWDVAVDCGFLSLKLVNCLLSQAEVKERDYASAKDILCHFDVLVQKSERSEDQGYYAPCFLQDNFKQETKYSQAFIQKASFSFPLIVYAKDVVFFPEALFFRLATRFIRDYRLSDVPLKRNRLVFAFSSGVNAEFLYQGSRNYISLTLFPAVEGRPLTEEQMVSLSSRCSQLREWLIKNVNDAKQRGMAGLRAEFYCQVKKIQDGSSPLQSFAPMEKEEESFSMETTTWTLRTDGTSLIQLNNDELHCMKLWFGAAPRMISSSEVDPANGSYLNEIVSKVERRAVAQRIRAKWRRVGQVLGPDPTFEDHELDGFEEKRDNRDRAQAMLDAWAEKHHKKATRTMLIIALKEEGYGLLISDVFNCNPDNVK; encoded by the exons ATGACGGATGACTACTGGAAGAAACAAACGATGCAACCAGCACGCTGGCTGAAATTCGAAGTCATTATGGGGCAACTTGTCAAAATAACAGGACGCTCTGTATCGACGCTCAAGGAAGTAAAACAAGTCGCAGAAAAATGTTACATTGCCGATGACGAGGAATTGAAGGATGCCTTGTTGCACCTAACTCACGTGGGGGCTGTTTACTATTTCCCAGACGTTCCTCGGCTTGAGAAAGTCATCTTTCACGATTCTGATTGGCTGTGCAAGCTCTTGGTTTCTTTTGTTGGCTCGGCACATTCAAAGTCAAGTCTCCCAGTCAATCTTGCCGCTGACTGGGATGTAGCCGTTGATTGtggctttctttctctgaaATTGGTTAATTGTTTGCTGAGCCAAGCCGAGGTGAAAGAGCGGGACTACGCATCAGCTAAAGACATTCTTTGTCATTTTGACGTTCTTGTACAAAAGAGTGAAAGATCGGAAGATCAGGGCTATTACGCCCCTTGCTTTCTACAGGATAATTTCAAGCAGGAAACGAAATACAGTCAAGCGTTTATTCAGAAAGCGTCATTTTCGTTTCCACTTATTGTTTATGCCAAGGACGTCGTGTTTTTCCCGGAAGCACTTTTCTTTCGATTGGCTACTCGTTTTATTCGAGATTACCGTCTATCCGACGTGCCGCTCAAGAGAAATAGACTggttttcgctttttcgtcggGCGTAAACGCAGAATTTCTTTACCAAGGCTCTAGAAACTACATTAGTCTCACACTTTTCCCTGCTGTTGAAGGGAGGCCACTGACGGAAGAGCAGATGGTCAGTCTTTCCTCGCGTTGCAGCCAATTACGCGAGTGGCTTATCAAGAACGTGAATGACGCGAAGCAACGAGGCATGGCGGGATTGCGGGCGGAATTCTATTGCCAGGTGAAGAAAATCCAAGATGGTTCTTCTCCGTTGCAAAGCTTCGCTCCAAtggaaaaagaggaagaaagttTTTcaatggaaacgacgacatgGACCCTGCGGACTGACGGAACCAGTCTGATTCAGCTAAATAACGACGAGCTTCATTGCATGAAGCTGTGGTTTGGAGCAGCTCCAAG GATGATTTCTTCATCAGAAGTTGATCCGGCTAACG GTTCATATCTTAATGAGATCGTGTCTAAAGTAGAACGACGAGCTGTGGCCCAAAGGATAAGAGCTAAATGGAGGCGCGTTGGGCAGGTTCTTGGACCAGACCCGACCTTTGAAGACCACGAATTGGACGGctttgaagagaagagagacaaTCGAGATCGGGCCCAGGCAATGCTTGATGCTTGGGCAGAAAAGCATCACAAAAAAGCCACAAGAACAATGCTCATAATTGCtctgaaagaagaaggctaTGGCCTATTGATTTCAGACGTTTTCAATTGTAATCCTGACAATGTAAAATAA